In one window of Pseudomonas putida DNA:
- the ppk2 gene encoding polyphosphate kinase 2: MSDDSPLPLANPVEAAPATPLRTPRPRKRKPQASITRISQQPTALEVATAPKGSNEDSTSARLPASYPYRTRMRRQEYEKAKHALQIELLKVQSWAKDTGQRIVVLFEGRDAAGKGGTIKRFMEHLNPRGARIVALEKPSEQEKGQWYFQRYIQHLPTAGEMVFFDRSWYNRAGVERVMDFCSPLQYLEFMRQAPDLERMLCNSGILLFKYWFSVNREEQLRRFISRRDDPLKHWKLSPIDIKSLDKWDDYTAAKEAMFFHTDTADAPWTVIKSDDKKRARLNCIRHFLHSLDYPGKDHSVAHAPDPLLVGRAARGFEEEDAAELAS, encoded by the coding sequence ATGAGCGACGATTCCCCCCTCCCCCTTGCCAACCCCGTCGAGGCTGCACCGGCTACGCCACTGCGTACACCGCGCCCTCGCAAGCGCAAACCGCAAGCGTCCATCACCCGGATCAGCCAGCAGCCTACCGCCCTGGAAGTCGCCACCGCCCCTAAAGGCAGTAACGAAGACAGCACCAGCGCGCGCCTGCCGGCCAGCTACCCCTACCGCACGCGCATGCGCCGCCAGGAGTACGAAAAGGCCAAGCACGCGCTGCAGATCGAGCTGCTGAAGGTGCAGAGCTGGGCGAAAGATACCGGCCAGCGCATCGTGGTGCTGTTCGAGGGACGCGATGCAGCGGGCAAAGGCGGAACCATCAAGCGCTTCATGGAGCACCTGAATCCGCGAGGGGCTCGCATCGTAGCGCTGGAGAAGCCGTCCGAGCAGGAAAAGGGCCAGTGGTACTTCCAGCGCTACATCCAGCACCTGCCTACGGCGGGCGAAATGGTGTTCTTCGACCGCTCCTGGTACAACCGCGCCGGGGTCGAGCGGGTCATGGATTTCTGCTCACCGCTGCAGTACCTGGAGTTCATGCGCCAGGCACCTGACCTTGAGCGGATGCTGTGCAACAGCGGCATCCTGCTGTTCAAGTACTGGTTCTCGGTGAATCGCGAAGAACAGCTGCGCCGCTTCATCTCCCGGCGGGACGACCCACTCAAGCACTGGAAGCTGTCGCCAATCGACATCAAGTCACTGGACAAGTGGGACGACTACACCGCCGCCAAGGAGGCGATGTTCTTCCACACCGACACCGCCGATGCGCCCTGGACGGTGATCAAGTCCGACGACAAGAAGCGCGCCCGGCTCAACTGCATCCGGCACTTCCTCCACTCGCTGGATTACCCGGGCAAGGATCACAGCGTCGCCCACGCGCCAGATCCACTGCTGGTGGGTCGTGCCGCTCGCGGGTTCGAGGAAGAGGACGCTGCCGAGCTGGCCAGCTGA
- a CDS encoding DUF2164 domain-containing protein: MSRSKTKAPVITLAPEQEREALDVLKRFLEDRFELTLGSFEVAEVLELFSKKIAPHYYNRAIADVQLHLKERFESIESDLWALEKP; encoded by the coding sequence ATGAGCAGGTCGAAGACCAAGGCCCCGGTCATCACCCTGGCCCCCGAGCAGGAGCGCGAGGCACTCGATGTGCTCAAGCGCTTCCTTGAAGACCGCTTCGAGCTGACGCTCGGTTCGTTCGAGGTGGCCGAGGTCCTCGAATTGTTCAGCAAGAAAATTGCACCCCATTACTACAACAGGGCGATTGCCGATGTTCAACTGCACCTCAAGGAGCGGTTCGAGAGCATCGAAAGCGACTTGTGGGCGCTCGAGAAGCCCTGA
- a CDS encoding AsmA family protein produces the protein MKAFGKFLGLGLLGLLLIIVALGFALTHLFDPNDYKDEIRQLARNKAHVELTLNGDIGWSLFPWLGLELHEASIATLNNPKQPFADLQMLGLSVRVLPLLRREVQMSDVRIEGLNLRLLRDEHGHGNWEDIGKPLPNPNATASNQPAPAEGAPAQPSAQAQASSERSVKLDIDSLTVNNARVQFTDEQSGKSYGAESIQLSSGPIHDGVSTPIKASAFLSASEPNIKARTELVGDLRFDRKLKRYSLEDMRLSGETSGEPTAGKTVTFAAQGQVLVDLGANVASWSGLKVSANQLRALGELSLRDLDKAPQISGGLSIAQFDLRTFLDGIGHPLPATADPAAFAKLELVGRLQGTQNSIAMEDLAVKLDQSTFTGRVAVEDFAKQALRVQLKGDTFDADRYLPAKSDEAKGAKAARQAEVKQQEASAIAGAGTTPLPNAPTQVAWSNDKLLPVDRLRALDLQADLSFGALTLDKLPITDAQLKANGQGGLVTLETLRGGLYNGTFEAKGTVDVRPAVPQLGVNTRINRVPVEHFIKRESPDQAPPVKGLLTLSSDLTATGNSQKALIDTLNGNASFTINDGVLVNANLEQQLCQAIATLNRKQLSGEPRAKDTPFQELRGTLVVRNGVASNPDLKVRIPGLTVNGQGDLDLRVLGMDYGVGVVVEGDQRAMPDPACQVNERYVGVEVPLRCRGPLELGAKACRLDQDGLGKVAAKLAGNRLKDKIDEKLDEKLGDKVSPELKDALKGLFKR, from the coding sequence ATGAAAGCGTTCGGCAAATTCCTGGGGCTGGGACTTCTCGGGTTGTTGCTGATCATCGTGGCGCTGGGCTTCGCCCTGACCCACCTCTTCGATCCCAACGACTACAAAGACGAAATCCGCCAGCTGGCCCGCAACAAGGCCCACGTCGAGCTCACCCTCAACGGTGACATCGGCTGGAGCCTGTTCCCCTGGCTGGGCCTGGAACTGCACGAGGCGAGCATCGCCACGCTGAACAACCCCAAGCAGCCGTTCGCCGACCTGCAGATGCTCGGCCTGTCGGTGCGCGTGCTGCCGCTGCTGCGCCGTGAGGTGCAGATGAGCGACGTGCGCATCGAGGGCTTGAACCTTAGGTTGCTGCGCGACGAACACGGCCATGGCAACTGGGAGGATATCGGCAAGCCGCTCCCCAACCCGAATGCCACGGCCAGCAACCAGCCGGCCCCTGCCGAAGGCGCGCCCGCGCAGCCATCGGCGCAGGCGCAGGCCAGCAGCGAGCGCTCGGTGAAGCTGGACATCGACAGCCTGACCGTCAACAACGCGCGGGTGCAGTTCACCGATGAGCAGAGCGGCAAAAGCTATGGCGCCGAAAGCATCCAGTTGAGCAGCGGGCCCATTCACGATGGGGTCAGCACCCCAATCAAGGCCAGCGCCTTCCTCAGCGCCAGCGAGCCGAACATCAAGGCTCGTACCGAACTGGTCGGCGACCTGCGCTTCGACCGCAAGCTCAAGCGCTACAGCCTCGAAGACATGCGCCTGTCCGGCGAAACCTCGGGCGAGCCGACCGCTGGCAAGACCGTGACCTTCGCAGCACAGGGCCAGGTGCTGGTCGACCTGGGCGCCAACGTCGCGTCCTGGAGCGGCCTGAAGGTCTCGGCCAACCAGTTGCGCGCCCTCGGCGAGCTGAGCCTGCGCGACCTGGACAAGGCGCCGCAGATCAGCGGCGGGCTGTCCATCGCCCAGTTCGACCTGCGTACCTTCCTCGACGGCATCGGTCATCCGCTGCCAGCCACTGCCGACCCGGCGGCCTTCGCCAAGCTGGAACTGGTCGGTCGCCTGCAAGGCACCCAGAACTCCATCGCCATGGAAGACTTGGCGGTGAAACTCGACCAGAGCACCTTCACTGGCCGTGTCGCCGTCGAAGACTTCGCCAAGCAGGCCCTTCGCGTGCAGCTCAAGGGCGACACCTTCGATGCCGACCGCTACCTGCCTGCCAAGAGCGATGAGGCCAAGGGCGCCAAGGCCGCGCGCCAGGCCGAGGTCAAGCAACAGGAAGCCAGCGCGATCGCCGGTGCCGGCACCACGCCGCTGCCCAACGCCCCCACTCAAGTAGCCTGGAGCAACGACAAGCTGTTGCCGGTCGATCGCCTGCGCGCCCTCGACCTGCAGGCCGATCTCTCGTTCGGCGCGCTGACCCTCGACAAGCTGCCGATCACCGACGCCCAGCTCAAGGCCAATGGCCAGGGCGGCCTGGTCACCCTGGAGACCCTGCGCGGTGGCCTGTACAACGGCACCTTCGAAGCCAAGGGCACCGTCGACGTACGCCCTGCCGTCCCGCAGCTCGGGGTGAATACCAGGATCAACCGGGTACCGGTCGAGCACTTCATCAAGCGCGAAAGCCCGGATCAGGCACCGCCGGTCAAGGGCCTGCTGACCTTGTCGAGCGACCTGACCGCCACCGGCAACAGCCAGAAGGCGCTGATCGATACGCTCAACGGCAACGCCAGTTTCACCATCAATGACGGTGTGCTGGTCAATGCCAACCTCGAGCAGCAGCTGTGCCAGGCCATCGCCACGCTCAACCGCAAGCAGCTCAGCGGCGAGCCACGGGCCAAGGACACGCCGTTCCAGGAACTGCGCGGCACGCTGGTGGTACGCAATGGCGTGGCCAGCAACCCAGACCTCAAGGTGCGCATCCCGGGCTTGACCGTGAACGGCCAGGGCGACCTGGACCTGCGCGTACTGGGCATGGACTACGGCGTCGGCGTGGTGGTCGAGGGCGACCAGCGCGCCATGCCGGACCCGGCGTGCCAGGTCAATGAGCGCTATGTCGGCGTCGAAGTGCCACTGCGCTGCCGCGGCCCGCTCGAACTGGGGGCCAAGGCCTGCCGCCTGGACCAGGACGGCCTGGGCAAGGTTGCCGCGAAGCTTGCGGGCAACCGCCTGAAAGACAAGATCGACGAAAAGCTCGATGAAAAACTCGGCGACAAGGTGAGCCCTGAATTGAAAGACGCGCTCAAGGGGCTGTTCAAACGATGA
- the hisB gene encoding imidazoleglycerol-phosphate dehydratase HisB yields the protein MVERKASVERNTLETQVKASINLDGTGKARFDIGVPFLEHMLDQIARHGLIDLDIECKGDLHIDDHHTVEDVGITLGQAFAKAIGDKKGIFRYGHAYVPLDEALSRVVIDFSGRPGLQMHVPFTRASVGGFDVDLFQEFFQGFVNHALVTLHIDTIRGHNTHHQIETVFKAFGRALRMAVTLDERMAGQMPSTKGCL from the coding sequence ATGGTCGAACGTAAGGCTTCCGTCGAGCGCAATACCCTGGAAACCCAGGTCAAGGCCTCGATCAACCTGGATGGCACCGGCAAGGCCCGATTCGATATCGGTGTGCCTTTCCTTGAACACATGCTCGACCAGATCGCCCGGCACGGGCTGATCGATCTGGACATCGAATGCAAGGGCGACCTGCATATCGACGATCACCATACCGTCGAAGACGTCGGTATCACCCTCGGCCAGGCTTTCGCCAAGGCCATTGGCGACAAGAAGGGCATCTTCCGCTACGGCCACGCCTACGTGCCGTTGGACGAAGCGCTGTCGCGCGTGGTCATCGACTTCTCCGGCCGTCCCGGTCTGCAGATGCATGTGCCGTTCACCCGCGCCTCGGTCGGCGGTTTCGACGTCGATCTGTTCCAGGAGTTCTTCCAGGGCTTCGTCAACCACGCCCTGGTGACCCTGCACATCGACACGATTCGTGGTCACAACACCCACCACCAGATCGAAACCGTGTTCAAGGCCTTCGGCCGCGCCCTGCGCATGGCCGTGACGCTCGATGAGCGCATGGCGGGGCAGATGCCGTCCACCAAAGGGTGCCTGTAG
- the mutY gene encoding A/G-specific adenine glycosylase yields the protein MSPQQFSSAVLAWFDQHGRHDLPWQQGITPYRVWVSEIMLQQTQVSTVLNYFDRFMQALPTVQALAEAPEDEVLHLWTGLGYYTRARNLQKAAKIVVAQHGGEFPRSVEALTELPGIGRSTAGAIASISMGIRAPILDGNVKRVLARFTAQAGYPGEPKVANALWAAAERFTPMTRVNHYTQAMMDLGATLCTRSKPSCLICPLQQGCEAHLLGDEKRYPEPKPRKALPQRKTLMPLLTNNEGAILLYRRPSSGLWGGLWSLPELDSLAQLDDLAYQHGLRMTESQALQGLTHTFSHFQLAIEPWLVRVDPLGSHVAEPDWLWYNLATPPRLGLAAPVKKLLARVADELIAGEAR from the coding sequence ATGAGCCCCCAGCAGTTCTCCAGCGCCGTGCTGGCGTGGTTCGACCAGCACGGCCGTCACGATCTGCCCTGGCAACAGGGCATCACCCCCTACCGGGTGTGGGTGTCGGAAATCATGTTGCAGCAGACCCAGGTCAGTACCGTGCTCAACTACTTCGACCGCTTCATGCAGGCCCTGCCCACCGTGCAGGCCCTGGCCGAGGCGCCGGAAGACGAGGTCCTGCACCTGTGGACGGGCCTGGGCTACTACACCCGCGCGCGCAACCTGCAGAAGGCCGCGAAGATCGTCGTCGCCCAGCATGGCGGCGAGTTCCCGCGCAGCGTCGAGGCGCTGACCGAGCTGCCCGGTATTGGCCGCTCCACCGCAGGCGCCATCGCCAGTATCAGCATGGGCATCCGCGCACCGATCCTCGACGGCAACGTCAAGCGCGTCCTGGCGCGCTTCACCGCCCAGGCCGGTTACCCCGGCGAGCCGAAGGTGGCCAATGCGCTGTGGGCCGCAGCCGAGCGTTTCACCCCCATGACCCGGGTCAACCACTACACCCAGGCGATGATGGACCTTGGCGCCACGCTGTGTACCCGCAGCAAGCCCAGTTGCCTGATCTGCCCGCTGCAACAGGGTTGCGAGGCGCACCTGCTCGGCGACGAGAAACGCTACCCCGAACCCAAGCCGCGTAAGGCCCTGCCCCAGCGCAAGACGCTGATGCCGCTGCTGACCAACAACGAAGGCGCCATCCTGCTCTACCGCCGCCCCTCCAGCGGCCTGTGGGGCGGCCTGTGGAGCCTGCCAGAGCTCGACAGCCTGGCGCAGCTTGACGACCTTGCCTACCAGCACGGCCTGCGCATGACCGAAAGCCAGGCGCTGCAAGGCCTGACCCACACCTTCAGCCACTTTCAGCTGGCGATCGAGCCGTGGCTGGTGCGAGTCGACCCGCTCGGATCGCACGTGGCCGAGCCTGACTGGCTCTGGTATAACCTCGCCACCCCGCCGCGCCTGGGCCTGGCAGCCCCGGTCAAGAAGCTGCTCGCACGCGTGGCCGACGAATTGATTGCAGGAGAAGCCCGATGA
- the aguA gene encoding agmatine deiminase, whose translation MKTLNSTPRADGFHMPAEWAPQTQVWMVWPERPDNWRLGGKPAQAAHVTLAKAIARFEPVTVAVSAGQYENARRQLDLPNIRVVEISNDDAWVRDTGPTFVINDHGEVRGVDWGFNAWGGFDGGLYAPWNRDEELAAKVMEMERCQRYHTEGFVLEGGSIHVDGEGTLITTEECLLNRNRNPHLTREQIEDVLREHLAVETIVWLPEGLYNDETDGHVDNFCCYVSPGEVLLAWTDDSNDPNYARCQAAYEVLKNTRDAKGREFVVHKMPIPGPLFATEEECAGVDQVAGSQERDPSVRLAGSYVNFLIVNGGIIAPSFDDPADAQARAILAKVFPDHEVVMIPGRELLLGGGNIHCLTQQQPAPVKR comes from the coding sequence ATGAAGACCCTGAACTCGACTCCCCGCGCCGACGGTTTCCACATGCCCGCCGAGTGGGCCCCGCAAACCCAGGTATGGATGGTCTGGCCGGAGCGCCCGGACAACTGGCGCCTGGGCGGCAAGCCCGCGCAGGCGGCGCACGTCACCCTGGCCAAGGCCATTGCCCGCTTCGAGCCGGTCACCGTGGCGGTATCTGCGGGCCAGTACGAAAATGCCCGCCGCCAGCTCGACCTGCCCAATATTCGCGTGGTCGAGATCAGCAACGACGACGCCTGGGTCCGCGACACCGGCCCGACCTTCGTGATCAACGATCATGGCGAAGTGCGTGGCGTGGACTGGGGCTTCAATGCCTGGGGCGGTTTCGATGGCGGCCTGTATGCGCCCTGGAACCGTGACGAAGAACTGGCCGCCAAGGTCATGGAGATGGAGCGCTGCCAGCGCTACCACACTGAAGGTTTCGTACTCGAGGGTGGTTCGATCCACGTGGACGGCGAAGGCACCCTGATCACCACCGAAGAGTGCCTGCTCAATCGCAACCGCAACCCGCACCTCACGCGTGAGCAGATCGAAGACGTGCTGCGCGAACATCTGGCAGTCGAGACCATCGTCTGGCTGCCCGAAGGCCTGTACAACGATGAAACCGACGGCCACGTCGACAATTTCTGCTGTTACGTCAGCCCGGGCGAAGTGTTACTGGCCTGGACCGATGATTCCAACGACCCCAACTATGCGCGCTGCCAGGCTGCCTACGAGGTGCTGAAAAACACCCGCGATGCCAAGGGGCGCGAGTTCGTGGTGCACAAGATGCCCATTCCTGGGCCGCTGTTCGCCACCGAGGAAGAATGCGCCGGCGTTGACCAGGTCGCTGGCAGCCAGGAGCGTGACCCGTCGGTGCGCCTGGCCGGCTCCTACGTGAACTTCCTGATCGTCAACGGCGGCATCATCGCGCCGAGCTTCGACGACCCGGCAGATGCCCAGGCTAGAGCGATTCTGGCCAAGGTCTTCCCGGACCATGAAGTGGTGATGATCCCGGGTCGCGAGCTTTTGCTGGGCGGCGGCAACATCCACTGCCTCACCCAGCAGCAACCGGCACCGGTCAAGCGCTGA
- a CDS encoding oxidative damage protection protein, with product MTRTVKCRKYNEELPGLPRPPYPGAKGQDIYEHISQKAWDEWQKHQTMLINEKRLNMMNGEDRKFLQAEMDKFFAGEDYAQAEGYVPPSA from the coding sequence ATGACCCGCACCGTGAAGTGCCGCAAGTACAACGAAGAACTGCCAGGCCTGCCACGCCCGCCCTATCCTGGCGCCAAGGGCCAGGACATCTACGAGCACATCTCGCAGAAGGCCTGGGACGAGTGGCAGAAGCACCAGACCATGCTGATCAACGAGAAGCGCCTGAACATGATGAATGGCGAGGATCGCAAATTCCTCCAGGCGGAAATGGACAAATTCTTCGCCGGCGAGGACTACGCCCAGGCTGAAGGCTACGTTCCACCCAGCGCGTGA
- the hisH gene encoding imidazole glycerol phosphate synthase subunit HisH, whose protein sequence is MQTVAVIDYGMGNLHSVAKALEHVGAGKVLVTSDAAVIREADRVVFPGVGAIRDCMAEIRRLGFDSLVREVSQDRPFLGICVGMQALLEHSEENEGVDCIGLFPGQVRFFGKGLEEDGEHLKVPHMGWNEVSQCIDHPLWHDIPDRARFYFVHSYYINAGKPGQVVGRGHYGVDFAAALADGSRFAVQFHPEKSHTHGLQLLQNFVAWDGRW, encoded by the coding sequence ATGCAGACGGTAGCGGTAATCGACTATGGCATGGGCAACCTGCACTCGGTGGCCAAGGCCCTGGAGCACGTGGGCGCCGGCAAGGTGCTGGTCACCAGCGACGCGGCGGTGATCCGCGAGGCCGATCGCGTGGTGTTCCCAGGCGTCGGCGCGATCCGCGACTGCATGGCCGAAATCCGTCGCCTGGGCTTCGACAGCCTGGTGCGTGAAGTCAGCCAGGACCGCCCCTTCCTCGGCATCTGCGTCGGCATGCAGGCGCTGCTCGAGCACAGCGAGGAGAACGAAGGCGTCGACTGCATCGGCCTGTTCCCCGGCCAGGTACGTTTCTTCGGCAAGGGCCTGGAGGAAGACGGCGAGCACCTGAAGGTGCCGCACATGGGCTGGAACGAAGTCAGCCAGTGCATCGACCACCCGCTGTGGCACGACATCCCGGACCGCGCGCGTTTCTATTTCGTGCACAGCTACTACATCAATGCCGGCAAGCCGGGCCAGGTGGTCGGTCGCGGTCACTATGGCGTCGACTTCGCCGCTGCGCTGGCCGACGGCTCGCGCTTCGCCGTGCAATTCCACCCGGAAAAGAGCCACACGCACGGCCTGCAACTGCTGCAGAACTTCGTCGCCTGGGACGGGCGCTGGTAA
- a CDS encoding OFA family MFS transporter — MNSSITAGAATSAPGFLSKERIIARPGFNRWLVPPAALAIHLCIGMAYGFSVFWLPLSQAIGITAPVACSPDMGFIARLFSADCDWQISMLSWIYTLFFVFLGCSAAVLGGWLEHAGPRKAGLVSALCWCGGLVISAIGIKTHQLWLMWLGSGVIGGIGLGLGYISPVSTLIKWFPDKRGMATGMAIMGFGGGAMVGAPLATALMGHFANGQEVGVWQSFIAMAAIYFVFMTAGALAYRVPPTGWKPEGWTPPVKKANAMVTDRHVHVSVAWKTPQFALVWLVLCLNVSAGIGILGMASPLLQEVFGGKLLGNDLSFSELNAAQLAQIAAIAAGFTGLLSLFNIGGRFFWASFSDYIGRKNTYFAFFAIGVGLYTLVPNMGHIGNVALFVAAFCIILSMYGGGFSTVPAYLADLFGTQMVGAIHGRLLTAWAAAGVLGPVLITYLREAQLAAGVPRAAAYDMTLYILAGLLVLGFICNLLVRPVADKYFMTEAELAAERALSHDKGADGAQSLEWHAAPGSLPLVLLAWAVVVIPLAWGVWITLQKTAVLFH; from the coding sequence ATGAATAGCAGTATTACGGCAGGAGCGGCGACGAGCGCGCCGGGCTTCCTGTCGAAGGAGCGCATCATCGCCCGGCCAGGGTTCAATCGCTGGCTGGTTCCACCGGCCGCCCTGGCCATCCACCTGTGCATCGGCATGGCCTATGGCTTCTCGGTGTTCTGGCTGCCTCTGTCCCAGGCCATCGGCATCACCGCACCGGTCGCCTGCTCGCCTGACATGGGCTTCATCGCTCGTCTGTTCAGCGCCGACTGCGACTGGCAGATCTCGATGCTCAGCTGGATCTACACCCTGTTCTTCGTCTTCCTCGGCTGCTCGGCCGCCGTGCTGGGCGGTTGGCTGGAACACGCCGGCCCGCGCAAGGCTGGCCTGGTATCGGCGCTGTGCTGGTGCGGCGGCCTGGTGATCTCGGCAATCGGCATCAAGACCCATCAGCTCTGGCTGATGTGGCTAGGCTCGGGCGTCATCGGCGGTATCGGCCTGGGGTTGGGCTACATCTCGCCGGTTTCGACGCTGATCAAGTGGTTCCCGGACAAGCGCGGCATGGCGACCGGCATGGCGATCATGGGCTTTGGCGGCGGCGCGATGGTGGGGGCGCCACTGGCCACTGCACTGATGGGGCATTTCGCCAACGGCCAGGAAGTCGGCGTATGGCAGAGCTTCATCGCCATGGCGGCGATCTACTTCGTGTTCATGACTGCTGGCGCCCTGGCGTACCGCGTGCCGCCGACCGGCTGGAAGCCTGAGGGCTGGACGCCGCCGGTGAAAAAGGCCAACGCCATGGTCACCGACCGTCACGTGCACGTCAGCGTGGCCTGGAAGACCCCGCAGTTCGCGCTGGTGTGGCTGGTGCTGTGCCTGAACGTCTCGGCCGGCATCGGCATCCTGGGCATGGCCTCGCCACTGCTGCAGGAAGTGTTCGGCGGCAAGCTGCTGGGCAACGACCTGAGCTTCAGCGAGCTGAATGCCGCGCAGTTGGCACAGATCGCTGCGATCGCTGCCGGCTTCACCGGCCTGCTGAGCCTGTTCAACATCGGCGGGCGCTTCTTCTGGGCGTCGTTCTCCGACTACATCGGGCGCAAGAACACCTACTTCGCCTTCTTCGCCATCGGCGTGGGCCTGTACACCCTGGTGCCGAACATGGGCCACATCGGCAACGTCGCGCTGTTCGTGGCGGCGTTCTGCATCATCCTGTCGATGTACGGTGGTGGCTTCTCCACAGTGCCCGCCTACCTGGCCGACCTGTTCGGCACGCAGATGGTCGGTGCGATCCACGGTCGCCTGCTGACCGCCTGGGCAGCAGCCGGCGTGCTCGGCCCGGTGCTGATCACCTACCTGCGTGAAGCCCAGCTGGCTGCGGGCGTACCGCGTGCCGCCGCCTACGACATGACCCTGTACATCCTCGCCGGCCTGCTGGTACTGGGCTTCATCTGCAACCTGCTGGTGCGCCCGGTGGCCGACAAGTACTTCATGACCGAGGCCGAACTTGCCGCCGAGCGCGCGCTGAGCCACGACAAGGGCGCCGATGGTGCGCAGTCGCTGGAGTGGCATGCAGCGCCTGGCAGCCTGCCGCTGGTGCTGCTGGCCTGGGCCGTGGTGGTGATTCCGCTGGCCTGGGGCGTGTGGATCACCCTGCAGAAGACGGCGGTGCTGTTCCACTGA
- the hisA gene encoding 1-(5-phosphoribosyl)-5-[(5-phosphoribosylamino)methylideneamino]imidazole-4-carboxamide isomerase, which yields MLIIPAIDLKDGACVRLRQGRMEDSTVFSDDPVSMAAKWVEGGCRRLHLVDLNGAFEGQPVNGEVVTAIAKRYPTLPIQIGGGIRSLETIEHYVKAGVSYVIIGTKAVKQPEFVAEACKAFPGKVIVGLDAKDGFVATDGWAEVSSVQVIDLAKRFEADGVSAIVYTDIAKDGMMQGCNVPFTKALAEATSIPVIASGGIHNLGDIKALLDARAPGIIGAITGRAIYEGTLDVAEAQAFCDNYQG from the coding sequence ATGCTGATTATCCCCGCTATCGATCTGAAGGACGGTGCCTGCGTGCGCCTGCGCCAGGGCCGCATGGAAGACTCGACGGTATTCTCCGACGACCCGGTGAGCATGGCCGCCAAGTGGGTCGAGGGTGGCTGCCGCCGCCTGCACCTGGTCGACCTCAACGGCGCCTTCGAGGGCCAGCCGGTCAACGGCGAAGTGGTCACTGCCATCGCCAAGCGCTACCCGACACTGCCGATCCAGATCGGCGGCGGCATCCGTTCGCTGGAAACCATCGAGCACTACGTCAAGGCTGGCGTCAGCTACGTGATCATCGGCACCAAGGCGGTCAAGCAGCCTGAGTTCGTCGCCGAGGCGTGCAAGGCGTTCCCGGGCAAGGTCATCGTCGGCCTGGATGCGAAGGACGGTTTCGTCGCCACCGACGGGTGGGCTGAAGTGAGCTCGGTGCAGGTCATCGACCTGGCCAAGCGTTTCGAGGCCGATGGCGTCTCGGCGATCGTCTACACCGACATCGCAAAGGACGGCATGATGCAGGGCTGCAACGTGCCCTTCACCAAGGCCCTGGCCGAAGCCACCTCGATCCCGGTGATCGCCTCGGGCGGCATTCACAACCTGGGTGACATCAAGGCCCTGCTGGACGCCAGGGCCCCAGGCATCATCGGCGCCATTACCGGGCGTGCCATCTACGAAGGCACCCTCGATGTCGCCGAGGCCCAGGCCTTCTGCGACAACTACCAAGGCTGA